The genome window AAACGTCAGCGTCCCTGAATCGCCAGGATAGGAGGGAAAAAttcgaggtggtggtgctccGCAGAGACCCTGATCGGTTCCGGATTGAGCATAACAGGCTGGTCACGGGCGGGATAGTTCTGGAGGTGTGATTGCTTGAAGGCCGGGGAAAGAGTGGAGTTGCCCGGAAATGACACTCGCTCGCTGGAGTCGCTGGACGGCTCTCCGACTCGCTTCTCCAGTCCTTTTCAACCGATTCCCCGTGTGTTTCGGCTGATTCGGCATGGCCCTGGGGTCCCCCCAGCTCGGTCGGGATACCCTTCTGCTATTGTGTCGACGGCGAGCCGTTGTATCTTTGTTCCCGTTGAATTTTCATCACACTTCTATCTCATTTTCACTACCTCATTGTTAATGGATTCGACAGGTGCCAGCCAATCAACACCAAGTAAagcatcctcttccccatAATCCCGCAAGACACCCAATTTAGCCGAACCCAGGTGGCCTCGGCTTCTGGACGGCCGAGTGGTTGCCAACCGTTGCAAATCGCACGGCCGtctgtataatattagagaggtcaaccaccaccagtcaACTAGTACACCCTAATCGAGAGacaatatatttaatctatactGCTCTTGATCCGGTATTGGTGTTCAGGCCTAGTTGACTATTGCTAGCTTCCTCGCCCGATCGAGTCAAGACTGACTAACTAGTATTGGATGGAAATTGTGGGGTAACAACATCACATTCCGATCGTCATCAAGAAACTGGAGATCTTGTATCTTGAAATCCAAAGACTTttccagaaaagaaaggattTCTGTTCGGTATATGAGCTCATCCCGTAACCTTCAAGAGTTACTTCACAAAGGCCGGGTGGTCCCGATCTCGGAAGAGCTCATTCCAGCAGAACCTATGCGCCTACTTCTAGTAACCCGGGAAGGGACAAAAGGCCCGCGGCGAATTTCTCATGCGCAACTCATGTGAGGCGATACAACAACATATCCTCTCTGGTTCTTACCTTATACGGAAGGACTGACTACACTATTCTGACCACAACGGCTCATTATTCAGGTCACGAGCACATAAACATGTACTCCGTCTGGTGGAGTAAAATGGATGGGATCCCCAAGTTCCCGTTGTGGCAGAAACTCTGCATATCTGACGCAAGGCCGAACAAGTAATCTGCAGGCAGCCTATGTATGCTCAGCCGAGCTCGGTCCAGCTTCATGAATATGAGGGAAGTTCAAAGGCCGAGGTACCATGTTCCTAGACCTTGAGAATTGGGGGCATTGTTCAGGTATCGCTGACCAATGTTCTGAGTGAGTCATCTTCAGAGTCAATAGACAACCCCTCCACGGAGAATTACTGCGCCAATAAATTGTAACTGGGGTAGAATCATACAatacttgctttctttttcatgcCGGTTACCTGCATGTGATGGAGATGCATTAGCGAGCCGTATTCGGACCGGCACCCGCGGTAGGAGTATATGTAGAAAATCCGAAAGTCTGTGAATACCACAGATTGAAGGGGTAATAGTTCAAATAGAAATTGTAGAAGCCCTAGTTAATAAATGATGTACTCTGCGGGTTGTAGTTAAttttctctgtctcttggTTGCTATGAGGACTAAAAGTATGTCAGCAGTGAATCAGGCTAGTTGATTCTAAGCTCGTATAGCAGTTGGAGCCTTGACAAAAGGCCGCACCATGACAATTactgaaaaataaaaatacgTGGTTGTGCAACGTCAACTtctatcatcaacatccctcGCCTGTATTATTGCGATCTTGCAAGGCGTTGCTCTGGGGAAGACAGGACCAAACGAGAGGCTTGCATCCCAATCAGGTGACCGCTTTCGCGTCCGAGAGGGCCGATGATCGGAGCAGTGGGGTATCCGTAGCCAATGGGAAAACCCAGATTATTCGACTCCAACGGCGCTAGACCTGGACAGGCTAGAATGCAACCATAACCGTCCCCGAAGTCTGAGTCTTCGCTCCTGCCTTAAGGAACGGATCTCTTACTCACTCTTCCTGGTCCCGTTCTTTTTCCCCGTTGTGAGCACTCCCCTTTCTCTGTTCCCAGGCCTGGCAGTCATCCGCCATCAAGATGATGCCTATGAGACCTTCGAAAAGCGCCATGCGCGCTCTGCATTACCAGAGGTACATTGCCTCTGGCAGAATGAGTTTTACTACTGCTTCCGCTGCTGCGACCACGCCCCACCGCTTTTCAGCTCAGAAGAGATTCCAGAGCACCGCAAGTGCCCCAGCTGAGTGAGTATTATCTACAACAAGCATCCAGCTGGCTACTGGGACGTCAATTACTGTTGCTAACATGCTTGTGAATTGCCAGAAACACGAGACCGATCCCCAGCCCCGCCTTCAACCAGGAACCTCACCGCAATGAGGTCTCGCCACTGCAAAATCGCCAGGTCCCCGAACTGGACGACTCGTATGCAGTCCCCTCAACACCTTAAAAATGATTATGGGAGTAGAGCTGACCTGGTCCTTGGAGCGTAAACAGTTTTGTCGGACTCAGTGGAGGAGAGATCTTCCATGAGATGATGCTGCGTCTTGGCGTCAAGCATGTCTGTGAGTCACgcgtctttttttccttcggTTTCCCGATATTCTTCAAGACCATAAGGTTGACCCACCACTTTTAGTCGGTTACCCTGGAGGTGCCATTCTTCCCGTTTTCGATGCCATCTACAACTCCAAACACTTCGACTTCGTCCTCCCGAGACATGAACAGGGCGCCGGACACATGGCCGAAGGCTACGCCCGTGCCTCTGGAAAGCCCGGTGTCGTCCTCGTCACCTCCGGCCCTGGAGCCACCAACGTTATCACCCCCATGCAGGATGCCCTCTCGGACGGTACTCCCATGGTCGTCTTCTGCGGTCAGGTGCCCACCAGCCTGATCGGTACCGACTCTTTCCAGGAAGCCGATGTTATCGGTATCTCCCGTGCTTGCACCAAGTGGAACGTCATGGTCAAGTCCGTCGCTGAACTCCCCCGTCGCATCCAGGAGGCTTTCGAAATCGCCACCAGCGGCCGCCCCGGACCCGTCCTCGTCGATTTGCCCAAGGATATCACCGCCGGTATTCTCCGTAAACCCATCCCGATGAACAGCACCCTGCCCTCTCTCCCCAGCGCTGCGACCATGGCTGCCCGTGAATTGAGCATGCAGCAGCTCAAGGGTACCATCAACCGTGTGGCCCGCCTTGTCAACATCTCCAAGAAGCCCATCCTGTATGTGGGTCAGGGTCTCCTTGCTCGCCCCGACGGCCCCCAGATCTTGAAGGAGCTGGCCGACAAGGCTTGCATTCCGGTCACCACGACCCTTCAGGGTCTGGGTGGATTCGACGAGACGGACCCCAAGGCCCTGCACATGCTGGGCATGCACGGATCTGCCTATGCCAACATGGCCATGCAGGAGGCTGATCTCATCATTGCTATCGGTGCTCGCTTCGATGACCGTGTGACCGGAAACATCTCCAAGTTCGCCCCTCAGGCCAAGCTTGCTGCCTCGGAGAACCGTGGTGGTATCGTCCACTTCGAAATCATGCCCAAGAACATCAACAAGGTTGTCCAGGCCAACGAGGCTGTTGAGGGTGACTGTGCTGAGAACATCCGTCTCCTCCTGCCCCACGTCGAGGCCGTTGCTGAGCGTAAGGAGTGGTTCGACCAGATCAACGACTGGAAGGCTCGGTTCCCCTTCTCGCTCTATGAGAGGGAGACTGCTGAGGGACCTATCAAGCCCCAGGCTGTCATTGAGAAACTCAGCGATCTCACTGCTCACATGAAGGATCGTACTGTCATCACTACCGGTGTCGGTCAGCACCAGATGTGGGCTGCTCAGCACTTCCGCTGGCGCCACCCCCGTACCATGATCACCTCTGGTGGTCTTGGAACTATGGGATACGGTCTCCCCGCTGCTATCGGTGCCAAGGTTGCTCGCCCTGACGCTCTTGTCGTCGATATTGACGGTGATGCCTCGTTCAACATGACCCTGACCGAGCTCACCACTGCTGCTCAGTTCAACATTGGTGTCAAGGTTCTCCTCCTGAACAACGAGGAACAGGGTATGGTGACGCAATGGCAGAACCTGTTCTACGAGGACCGCTACTCGCACACTCACCAGAAGAACCCCGACTTTGTCCCGATGGCCCAGGCCATGGGTGTTGCCGCGGACCGCTGCACCAAGCCCTcggaggttgaggagaagctcaagtGGCTGATCGAGCAGGACGGCCCTGCCCTTCTGGAAGTGTTCACTGATCGCAAGGTGCCTGTGCTTCCCATGGTGCCCGCTGGCTGTGCCCTGCACGAGTTCCTTGTTTATGACGAAGGTATGCACAATGATTGATCTGATTGGGTGAATGAATGCTAATATAATACTTGCAATAcagccaaggagaaggagcgtAAGGctctgatgaagaagcggaaAGTTCCCGGTTTCTAGGTGAGCCGCGGATGCTAGCGATGAGTTGCCATGCCTGTTATTTGAAAGCTGCAAAAGTGCCCACCCATTCCTGATCTCTTGATATCCATGGCGTTTCTGGCAGGTTCTAAAACGCTAGCGGGTGCCGGTCTGCGCCCCGGAGACAAGCTGCAGCGGTCTACTTCGACCAGAGAACCCTGAACTAGCATGGTGCAGGACCGTGGAGGGCATGCTATAGTAGCTCCACTCGGTCCTGTACTGGGGTCCTGAGCTGAAAAGACCTCTGGCTGGGCTTGgacctcctttccctttatTGCGTTTTCCATTTTCACCGTTTGCATTATGGCTTGCGCGCAAAAGTTGCCTCAAATGTTGTTGTGGGAAATCCAGCTGTATATAATCCTTATGTTGCTGTAATCTTTTGTATGACCTTGGAAATACTATCATGAGGCATTGAAAAGGGATGAGTGTTCCTGGATGACGCGATAATTTAGTGCTGACTGGAGCAGCGACGTAGATTATCCTAAGTGACTAGTGAGCAGCTAGTTCATCTACTatctccaagtcctccagATTGCTGCATCCGCCATGATGGCGCAAAGTGAGGTGATCGGTCTCGGCATCACGTGAGGGTTGAACAATTGGGGTCCGCGGAATGCGCGCCTTTATGTTTCGCCGCCGAACAGCCGCGGTTCACATCCGAAGGTCACTAGCGGGGGCTGGGAAGTGGGAAATgtagtacggagtatctcACTAATTAAGCCTGGTACTGAGAGCCTGGGTCGACTGAGACACCGTCGGACTTGGttgctgactgactgaattatttgcttctgctctgctgcttctgctgggGCAGAGTGCAGATGTCGGAGCTGCCTAATAGGGCTGTGACTCTCAACTCTCAACTCTCAACTCTCTCCCCTCCGTTCTCGCCTCCagttctctctctttctttctctctcccaccaTCTGGTGACTGACGCAACTTGACtaacctccctctcctcacatGATGCAGTGCTTGTTTCCGTAACTCCCCGTCCACTTCTCTACTACTGTTGTATCCACCCCTCTTGTGTCTCCCACATCATGGCCTCCCTCCCAGGTTATTCGGCCTCTAGCCGGCCACAGTTAtctgataataatactacCTCCACTACCCAACAGAATAGCGTCTCCACGAATATAACCAGCAGCGCTTCATCGACAGAGTCGTTTGAAGCTAGCGATACCGTTCTGCTCAACGGCACCTCGGATACCGCCACCGCCCATGGCTCCCCGACAAGTCCGACTCTCGCCGATGCGTCTGGTGAGGAACCACGCAGATGTTGGATTTGCTATACAGATGAGACAGAGGACTCTCCCCTTAATTCACAATGGCGTTCGCCATGCCCATGCGCCTTGACCGCCCACGAAGCGTGCCTGCTCGACTGGTTGGCGGATCTCGAGAATCCCCGATCGCGGAGGCGCAACGGCCATGACGCAAAGATGCTGTGTCCGCAATGCAAGACCGAAATCATCGTTTCTCGTCCCCGAAGCTATATTGTGGATATAGTAAGACTGGTTGAGCGCCTCGCGGGTCGGATGGTCCTCCCAGGAATGGTCTTCACGTTAGGAGCAACCGTGTGGGCGGGGTGCTGTGCGCATGGAGTATATTCGATGTACTTTGTCTTCGGGACCGACGAGGCTCGCCAGATTCTGGAGGAAACAGCTGATGGGGCATGGAATTCGGGGCTGAATCTGGGGTTGCCCCTCATCCCGCTCgtgttgatcttctcgcGCACCCGGTACGCAGATGGTCTCCTTCCTGCCATTCCCGTGATGTTCTTTGCCACACATCAACCGGGACAGGAGCTGGAGTTGGACCTTTGGCCGCCCAGTGCGGCAGTGACGTTCGCCGCTCTTCCATACTTAAAAAGCTTTTACGGCAGCGTCTACGAGAGAATGTTTGGCAAGTTGGAGCGGAGATGGATTGCGGAAGTACAACCGCGCTCGGATGTCAATGAGTTTGACGATAATGCGCCGCCCGAACACCCCGAGCCAGACCCGCCTAACGATGACAATGGTGTCCTTATGGAGATAGATTTGGAGCTACGCATGGGCAACGAGGACGGGCCGCAGGGCTTGTTTGGCTTTAACGGAGGAAATGCGCAGGGTGGACAAGGGCAGAATCAGGGTGGAAACGGCCAACCATTGGGCTTGGGTCGACGGGATGAGCTGGTAGCCGACACAAGTAGTCTGGCAGATATCATCCTCGGAGCACTTGCGTTTCCCGCCATATCTGCGTCGATGGGCGGGCTGTTGAAGTACATTTTACCTGCTTCATGGACGACGCCATCTACGTTGGGCAAAGCCCGACCAGGACTGTTGCAGACCCGCTGGGGCCGGAGTGTCGTCGGAGGATGTGCATTCGTGCTGTTGAAGGATGCGCTGGTGTTATATTGTCGGTGGAAATTGGCGCAGACGCACCGACGGCGCAAGGTGTTGAACTACGATCGATCGAAGAAGCGGGCTGGGAAGGCTGATCGATAgtgagagggatgatggaagcATTTCTGGCGTTTAGGCTGATGGATTGAGATACACTCTTTGCTGGTTTTGAGCTCTTTGCAATTGATGACGAGCGATGCAGATGCCTTGGTAAAAGTGTGAATATATACCTTTTCCTTCATATGAGTCGTAtgaatattagtatttttaagCATTTATACAAAGTAATCCAGCGAATCGATAGTAGTATGGAGTATACAACGGAATACAGAAAGGCAGAAACGGCGCTTACTTAGCGCGCGGCAGATAACCAACCGACCAGGCAAGCCAACCAGGCTAACCCAGTAAGTCAAACCCAACTAAATCCACCTAAACTTCCGCTCCGGCGCGCAGTGTCTGTCTTCCGAACATTCTcagaaaccaccaccaccacccccgacCCAACACCCAACCCAGAAATCACCGGAGAGAAGAaaccaagaaagaaagggaagggaaaaaaaaaaatcaaaatcaaaatGCGCACCCTCTCCCCCGTCCTCGCCTCCCTGGCATCCGTCTTCCGCATCCCCATGACCCGTCCAACCCTGAccagcaacaccatcaccaacactctccgccaatcccaatcccaattgCAGCCTCAatcccaaaccaaccaattCAGCACAACCACCACGCTCCAAAAGCGAAAGGAGTCCGGTTTCCGCGGCGACCGCAGAATCAGTATGCCTCCCCCCAtttccaatccaacccacCTACTAACCACAAAATAATCCAATAGCATT of Aspergillus luchuensis IFO 4308 DNA, chromosome 7, nearly complete sequence contains these proteins:
- the ILV2 gene encoding acetolactate synthase catalytic subunit (COG:E;~EggNog:ENOG410PFW3;~InterPro:IPR012846,IPR012001,IPR012000,IPR011766, IPR029061,IPR039368,IPR029035,IPR000399;~PFAM:PF02775,PF02776,PF00205;~go_function: GO:0000287 - magnesium ion binding [Evidence IEA];~go_function: GO:0003824 - catalytic activity [Evidence IEA];~go_function: GO:0003984 - acetolactate synthase activity [Evidence IEA];~go_function: GO:0030976 - thiamine pyrophosphate binding [Evidence IEA];~go_function: GO:0050660 - flavin adenine dinucleotide binding [Evidence IEA];~go_process: GO:0009082 - branched-chain amino acid biosynthetic process [Evidence IEA]); its protein translation is MMPMRPSKSAMRALHYQRYIASGRMSFTTASAAATTPHRFSAQKRFQSTASAPAENTRPIPSPAFNQEPHRNEVSPLQNRQVPELDDSFVGLSGGEIFHEMMLRLGVKHVFGYPGGAILPVFDAIYNSKHFDFVLPRHEQGAGHMAEGYARASGKPGVVLVTSGPGATNVITPMQDALSDGTPMVVFCGQVPTSLIGTDSFQEADVIGISRACTKWNVMVKSVAELPRRIQEAFEIATSGRPGPVLVDLPKDITAGILRKPIPMNSTLPSLPSAATMAARELSMQQLKGTINRVARLVNISKKPILYVGQGLLARPDGPQILKELADKACIPVTTTLQGLGGFDETDPKALHMLGMHGSAYANMAMQEADLIIAIGARFDDRVTGNISKFAPQAKLAASENRGGIVHFEIMPKNINKVVQANEAVEGDCAENIRLLLPHVEAVAERKEWFDQINDWKARFPFSLYERETAEGPIKPQAVIEKLSDLTAHMKDRTVITTGVGQHQMWAAQHFRWRHPRTMITSGGLGTMGYGLPAAIGAKVARPDALVVDIDGDASFNMTLTELTTAAQFNIGVKVLLLNNEEQGMVTQWQNLFYEDRYSHTHQKNPDFVPMAQAMGVAADRCTKPSEVEEKLKWLIEQDGPALLEVFTDRKVPVLPMVPAGCALHEFLVYDEAKEKERKALMKKRKVPGF
- a CDS encoding RING finger domain protein (COG:O;~EggNog:ENOG410PK6K;~InterPro:IPR011016,IPR013083;~PFAM:PF12906,PF11793;~TransMembrane:4 (i167-191o211-229i387-409o435-454i);~go_function: GO:0008270 - zinc ion binding [Evidence IEA]), with product MASLPGYSASSRPQLSDNNTTSTTQQNSVSTNITSSASSTESFEASDTVLLNGTSDTATAHGSPTSPTLADASGEEPRRCWICYTDETEDSPLNSQWRSPCPCALTAHEACLLDWLADLENPRSRRRNGHDAKMLCPQCKTEIIVSRPRSYIVDIVRLVERLAGRMVLPGMVFTLGATVWAGCCAHGVYSMYFVFGTDEARQILEETADGAWNSGLNLGLPLIPLVLIFSRTRYADGLLPAIPVMFFATHQPGQELELDLWPPSAAVTFAALPYLKSFYGSVYERMFGKLERRWIAEVQPRSDVNEFDDNAPPEHPEPDPPNDDNGVLMEIDLELRMGNEDGPQGLFGFNGGNAQGGQGQNQGGNGQPLGLGRRDELVADTSSLADIILGALAFPAISASMGGLLKYILPASWTTPSTLGKARPGLLQTRWGRSVVGGCAFVLLKDALVLYCRWKLAQTHRRRKVLNYDRSKKRAGKADR